A stretch of Paenibacillus sp. URB8-2 DNA encodes these proteins:
- a CDS encoding IS1182 family transposase, with protein MYIQYTMDQLFLPMDLEEDIPENHLVRVINTAVNRLDDSIFDAAYPGGGRDSYHPKMLTKIIIYAYTQRIYSSRQMAKAVRENIPFMWLAGRQRPDFRTLNRFRSQRMKDVLETVFTAVLQFLADEKYISLEHYFVDGTKIEANANRYTFVWGKAVSKHKTKLQENVHALFATIEAAENQEEAKHQGNDLAELGESSAISAEKLEQVTQELEARLLNKPKDKLLKKAVRKLRKDLLPRLLKYEQYQALLGDRNSFSKTDPDATFMRMKEDHMRNGQLKPGYNVQIGTENQFILAYSLHPRPTDTRCLQPHMEKARQMLGKLPQTVIADAGYGSEENYAYLEKEEIQAVVKYGSYHQEKSKAWKEKVGRIENWAYDEAEDTWTCPAGQMLHFRRESKETLASGYEIRKRHYRSQNCDGCQLKDRCTKAAGNREVAVSLERLRYQKQAREMLRSEDGYALTVRRMTEPESVFGQLKNNRGFRRFLLRGMEKVTLEVGWLSLAHNVLKQAAVDQKRKAAILQ; from the coding sequence TTGTACATTCAATATACCATGGACCAACTTTTCCTGCCAATGGATTTAGAAGAAGACATTCCAGAAAATCACCTCGTTCGTGTCATCAACACTGCCGTAAACCGCCTGGACGACTCGATCTTTGATGCCGCTTATCCCGGCGGTGGCCGCGACAGCTACCACCCCAAAATGCTCACCAAAATCATTATTTATGCCTACACCCAGCGCATCTACTCTTCCCGGCAAATGGCCAAAGCTGTGCGGGAGAACATTCCCTTCATGTGGCTGGCCGGACGACAACGCCCGGACTTCCGCACCCTTAACCGCTTCCGTTCTCAGCGGATGAAGGATGTCCTCGAAACCGTATTTACCGCCGTTCTTCAATTTCTGGCGGACGAAAAATACATCTCCCTGGAGCATTACTTTGTCGACGGCACCAAGATCGAGGCCAATGCCAATCGCTACACGTTTGTTTGGGGCAAAGCGGTCAGCAAACATAAGACCAAACTGCAAGAGAACGTACACGCGCTGTTTGCCACCATCGAAGCTGCAGAGAACCAAGAAGAAGCGAAACACCAAGGCAACGATCTCGCTGAACTTGGCGAGTCCTCAGCGATTAGCGCCGAGAAACTCGAACAAGTGACCCAGGAACTCGAAGCCCGGCTTCTGAACAAGCCTAAAGATAAACTCCTGAAGAAAGCGGTTCGTAAGCTTCGAAAAGACCTGCTTCCCCGGCTGCTGAAGTACGAACAGTACCAAGCGTTGCTCGGCGACCGGAATAGCTTTAGCAAGACCGACCCGGATGCGACCTTCATGCGAATGAAGGAAGATCACATGCGAAACGGTCAACTCAAACCGGGATACAATGTTCAGATTGGGACCGAAAACCAGTTTATTTTAGCCTACAGTCTACACCCAAGACCGACCGATACCCGCTGCCTACAACCGCATATGGAAAAGGCAAGGCAGATGCTTGGCAAACTCCCACAGACGGTCATTGCAGATGCAGGCTACGGCAGTGAAGAAAACTACGCCTATTTGGAAAAGGAAGAGATTCAGGCTGTGGTGAAATACGGCAGCTACCATCAAGAGAAGAGTAAAGCCTGGAAAGAGAAGGTCGGAAGGATTGAGAACTGGGCGTATGACGAAGCCGAAGATACGTGGACCTGTCCGGCCGGACAAATGCTGCATTTCCGCAGAGAAAGCAAGGAAACCTTGGCAAGTGGGTATGAAATTCGCAAACGTCATTACCGAAGCCAAAACTGCGACGGTTGCCAACTGAAGGACCGTTGCACCAAAGCGGCAGGAAATCGGGAAGTGGCCGTCAGTCTGGAACGGCTAAGGTACCAGAAGCAGGCTAGGGAAATGTTGCGAAGTGAAGACGGCTATGCTTTGACGGTACGGCGAATGACGGAACCGGAAAGCGTATTTGGACAACTGAAGAACAACCGAGGGTTCCGGCGTTTTCTGCTTCGCGGCATGGAGAAAGTGACGCTTGAGGTCGGGTGGCTTTCACTTGCCCATAATGTGCTGAAGCAAGCCGCAGTGGACCAAAAACGCAAAGCAGCGATTCTCCAATAA
- a CDS encoding SpvB/TcaC N-terminal domain-containing protein yields MSGMSNTPGSKPSSSGPKPFEGSIQVPAISMPKGGGAMRGIGEKFTVQPATGTASFSIPVYTSPGRAGFDPDLTLSYSSGSGNGIFGLGWQLNLPSISRKTDKGLPQYNDAEDSDVFLLSGAEDLVPLKEPPEGAADISGDYRIRYYRPRTEGLFTRIEQWTRISNGRMHWRTINRDNITTIYGKTSASQIAEPGHEYRIYSWLISESYDSKGNAIVYEYVEEDDRNVDITLVSERNRERGPARYLKRVMYGNRTSRLIEPDLSQADWLFEVVIDYDEDHVEGIGPVSHGLGEERMVTASSAPVRAWSVRPDVTSSYRAGFEIRTYRRCRRILMFHRFDELGPEPCLVRSTTFEYNDLSASAIGPSLLPEEELSHPGSTRFGSILCAVTQSGYIRKEGTGDPEAPPGSYTYLCKPLPPVELDYSKAAIQNEVRELPESSLENLPAGISGSYQWMDLEGEGVSGILTEQAGGWFYKPNEGEGRFGPLQKVASKPAFGELAGGRVQLLDLDGNGRLEAVSFSGPTPGYHERAEPGEWSRFQPFLQLPNIRWDDPNLYFIDLDGDGHADLLVMGEDVFTWSPSLAKKGFGAAKQVYPDSDQDSDPRLVTADGTTSVFLTDMSGDGLADLVRIRNGEVCYWPNLGYGRFGKKITMADSPWFDHPDAFRPDRLRLADIDGSGLTDILYLGQNDIHVYYNQSGNGWSGPRTITGLPSVHSHASVSVIDLLGNGTSCLVWSSVLPGSTGRPLCYIDLTGGQKPQLLVRTANNLGAETRIHYASSTKFYLADQRKGKPWVTKLPFPVHVVEKVETFDRISGNRFATRYAYRHGYFDGEEREFRGFGLVEQWDSEAYGSSEGRTDFFPAGANESHDSHVPPVLTRSWYHTGAYLDRYRLSAYFAEHEYYREPDMTETGAGQLLLEASVLPVGLTAEEEREACRALKGSLLRQEVYALDGTEKEGHPFTVTEHNYTVKLLQARQGEQSAIFVSHSREQISFHYERNPQDPRTLHSIVMETDDYGNETKLAVVSYGRRQPDPELAPSHQIEQGKMTVVLTENLYTFPVARGDDYRAPLLCETHSYELSGLQLRSGQSRFQLADLESAWAGGVPIDYEEDGGSSPDQYTLRLIEHVKTLYRRDDLTGPLPAGQLQSLALPYGIYRLVFTPGLLEAAYGGRVGESMLLDEGCYVRLEGESGFWIPSEQVYYSPRPSDVPAAELVYAAEHFFLPQCFRDPLHREGRSAETIIRYDRYDLLVTETCDALGSRMTVGIRHADPAMEPVPSGHDYRVLKPALVMDPNRNCSAVVYDALGKVTGSAVMGKPEDQPRQGDTLEGFAADLSQAEALLQLKSPLEDPHAVLQGATSRIIYDWFAYMRTKDQSVPEPPVVYTLSRVTHDSDLGVGEQTGLHYSFVYSDGFGREIQKKIQAETGQVPLRDPATGRILTAGGQPVLSTEEVFPRWVGSGWTVYNNKGKPVRQFEPFFTDTHSFDYDVQIGVSPVNFYDPAGRIAAVLYPDRTWKKEVYGPWKQTSWDGSDTLLIDPANDSDAGDFFSRLPETQYLPIWYNLRAEGLLGPDEQEAAVKASVHANTPGARYFDSLGRAFLTVEHNRCKRSDSPPDAPPDEEFFESRTAYDIEGNIRQVIDAAGRTVMRSVYDMLGTTISESSMEAGERRMLHDVGRRPIRTWSSGGVRSRTVYDALGRPIETYHSVGETPLVLTGRILYGESMPEPERSSQRGKKVLSYDQAGILRSDEYDFKGNLLRSRRELAAEYKTTLNWASDVLLEAESYETRTRYDALNRAVQITAPDSSIIRPSYNEANLLNAVEANLRGEEQDGERIWTPFVANIDYNAKGQRTCISYGNGVQSLLEYDPFTFRLIRMRTIRDKLVFPEDSPQPPRPDWPGCELQHLHYTYDPADNIMSIRDDAQQALFFLNRRVDPTSRYTYDALNRLVEAAGREHLGQIGGSPAGPTAPDALSEFHSRHAHPSDGNAMGTYIERYVYDAVGNLLTMQHRGSDPAHPGWTRNFSYQEQSLLQEDKVSNRLSSTALGTAADLFKYEGSAGMRGNMTSMHHLPVMRWNELDQLRATSRQAVSEDSGATPEITWYTYDAGGQRVRKVTERYAASGAQPTRWKERFYLGPFEIYREYAGDGSAIEFERESLNIMDGKQRMALVETRTEGVEDLPDRLIRYQIGNHLGSAHLELDHLGKIISYEEFTPYGSTSFQSVRNQNEAPKRYRYTGKERDEESGLHYHGSRYYAPWLARWISCDPKLLIDGTNLYRYVSSNPVKLIDPNGTNELKPPNVNIGFLGDPMNQKMGDLWGKAVSEVLGKEFQGKAPNEMMQLFRDKVEHLKNTKGMGSNRQQGTAINYARETYSKVRTVFGKLAEQAGISMKGVQLHHFGGGLAEMPHDALDASGLIMTTGQAGVKGTGHFRLHELEAKFADMYKKLMQNKGLAAKMGSAVEKGAEALKPVAELAAKTGNVLKKGAEALESLAKVASKAGKVMPVIGAAFVAGDAYAATTARTGGERFQKSADTLAGLAGFAGPVGMAFSAGYGAGGLINDGLQAVGADLSKGLSAIDETASKLWSDPSKPAHTQTIGWKLAEIFE; encoded by the coding sequence TGGTCAGCGAGCGGAACCGGGAGCGAGGACCCGCCAGGTACCTGAAGCGCGTGATGTATGGAAACCGGACTTCACGGCTTATCGAGCCGGATTTATCCCAAGCGGATTGGTTGTTCGAGGTTGTCATCGATTATGACGAAGACCATGTTGAGGGGATTGGGCCGGTATCTCACGGGCTTGGGGAAGAGCGTATGGTGACAGCTTCCTCAGCGCCGGTTAGGGCATGGTCCGTCAGACCGGATGTGACCTCCTCCTACCGGGCGGGATTTGAGATCCGCACGTACCGGAGATGCCGCCGGATCCTGATGTTTCACCGCTTCGATGAGCTCGGACCCGAGCCTTGCCTGGTCCGTTCGACAACCTTCGAATACAATGACCTGTCAGCATCCGCAATAGGTCCGTCCCTTTTACCGGAAGAAGAGCTTTCGCATCCGGGAAGCACCCGGTTCGGCTCCATCCTGTGCGCGGTAACTCAATCCGGGTATATTCGCAAGGAAGGAACGGGAGATCCGGAAGCACCCCCCGGAAGTTATACGTATCTGTGCAAACCTCTGCCTCCGGTCGAGCTGGATTACAGCAAAGCCGCCATTCAAAACGAAGTGCGGGAGCTGCCGGAGAGCAGCCTGGAGAATCTCCCTGCCGGAATAAGCGGTTCGTATCAGTGGATGGATTTGGAGGGCGAAGGCGTATCCGGCATTTTAACCGAGCAAGCGGGCGGCTGGTTTTACAAACCGAATGAGGGGGAAGGACGGTTCGGCCCTCTGCAGAAAGTGGCCTCAAAGCCTGCCTTTGGAGAGCTTGCCGGCGGCCGGGTTCAACTGCTGGATCTGGATGGCAACGGCCGCCTGGAAGCCGTTTCCTTCTCCGGGCCGACTCCCGGCTACCACGAACGTGCAGAGCCGGGGGAGTGGAGCCGGTTCCAGCCTTTTCTCCAGTTGCCCAACATCCGCTGGGACGACCCGAACCTGTATTTCATCGATTTGGACGGCGATGGGCATGCCGACCTGCTTGTGATGGGCGAAGACGTATTCACCTGGTCTCCTTCCCTTGCCAAGAAAGGCTTTGGCGCAGCCAAGCAGGTCTATCCCGATTCAGATCAAGACAGCGATCCCCGTCTGGTAACTGCGGACGGAACGACATCCGTCTTTCTCACGGATATGAGCGGAGACGGTCTCGCCGATCTTGTGCGCATCCGAAACGGCGAGGTCTGCTATTGGCCCAATCTGGGCTACGGGCGTTTTGGCAAGAAAATTACCATGGCCGATTCTCCATGGTTTGATCACCCGGACGCTTTCCGTCCGGATCGTCTTCGTCTCGCGGATATCGACGGTTCTGGATTAACCGATATCCTGTACCTGGGCCAGAACGATATTCACGTCTATTACAATCAGTCCGGCAACGGGTGGAGTGGGCCAAGAACCATTACCGGGCTTCCTTCGGTGCACAGCCATGCTTCCGTTTCGGTTATCGACCTGCTTGGCAATGGTACCTCCTGCCTGGTGTGGTCCTCCGTTTTGCCGGGTTCTACAGGCAGGCCCCTTTGTTATATCGACCTGACCGGAGGACAAAAGCCGCAGCTGCTCGTTCGGACAGCGAACAATCTCGGGGCCGAAACGCGGATACATTACGCTTCGTCCACGAAGTTTTATCTTGCCGATCAGCGGAAAGGCAAGCCATGGGTGACGAAGCTGCCCTTTCCTGTACATGTCGTTGAAAAAGTCGAGACATTTGACCGGATCAGCGGCAACCGTTTTGCCACAAGGTATGCGTACCGCCATGGTTATTTTGACGGAGAGGAGCGGGAATTCCGGGGCTTCGGGCTGGTGGAGCAGTGGGACTCGGAAGCCTACGGAAGTTCAGAAGGCAGAACGGATTTCTTTCCGGCAGGGGCAAATGAGTCGCATGACTCCCATGTTCCTCCCGTCCTGACCCGTTCCTGGTATCATACCGGCGCCTATCTGGACCGTTACCGCCTGAGCGCCTATTTCGCTGAACACGAGTATTACCGTGAACCGGATATGACGGAGACGGGGGCGGGGCAGCTTCTTCTGGAAGCTTCCGTATTGCCGGTTGGATTAACGGCGGAGGAGGAGCGCGAGGCTTGCCGCGCGCTCAAGGGATCGTTGCTTAGGCAGGAAGTGTATGCTCTGGACGGCACCGAAAAGGAGGGCCATCCTTTTACCGTGACGGAACATAATTATACGGTTAAGCTGTTACAAGCCCGGCAGGGGGAGCAATCTGCGATTTTTGTTTCGCATTCCCGGGAACAAATCAGCTTCCACTATGAGCGAAATCCGCAAGATCCGCGAACGCTTCATTCCATCGTCATGGAAACCGATGACTACGGCAACGAAACGAAGCTCGCCGTTGTTAGCTATGGACGCAGGCAGCCTGACCCGGAGCTTGCGCCTTCGCACCAAATCGAGCAGGGCAAGATGACGGTGGTACTAACCGAAAACCTGTACACCTTTCCTGTCGCCAGGGGAGATGATTATCGGGCGCCGCTCCTGTGTGAAACGCACAGTTACGAGTTGAGCGGATTGCAGCTTCGGAGCGGACAGTCCCGGTTTCAACTTGCCGATCTGGAGTCGGCATGGGCCGGCGGCGTCCCGATCGACTATGAGGAGGACGGCGGCTCTTCACCTGATCAGTATACCTTACGCCTGATCGAGCACGTGAAGACGCTATATCGCCGTGACGACTTGACAGGTCCGCTGCCTGCCGGGCAGCTGCAATCCTTGGCGCTGCCGTACGGCATCTATCGGCTCGTTTTCACCCCCGGATTGCTGGAAGCCGCTTATGGAGGGCGGGTCGGGGAATCTATGCTTCTGGACGAGGGGTGCTATGTCCGGCTGGAGGGAGAGTCGGGCTTCTGGATACCGTCTGAGCAAGTGTATTATTCACCCCGGCCATCCGATGTTCCGGCGGCGGAACTGGTCTATGCAGCTGAGCATTTCTTCCTTCCTCAGTGCTTTAGGGACCCCCTCCACCGGGAGGGGCGGAGCGCGGAGACAATCATTCGCTATGACCGCTACGATTTGCTGGTCACGGAAACCTGCGATGCGCTCGGCAGCCGCATGACCGTTGGGATAAGGCACGCGGACCCGGCCATGGAGCCGGTACCGTCCGGTCACGATTACCGCGTGCTGAAGCCAGCGCTGGTCATGGACCCGAACCGCAACTGCTCGGCTGTCGTATATGATGCGCTCGGAAAGGTCACAGGTTCTGCCGTTATGGGTAAGCCGGAAGATCAGCCGAGGCAGGGGGATACCCTCGAAGGCTTCGCGGCGGATTTATCGCAAGCAGAGGCACTCTTGCAGTTGAAGTCGCCTCTTGAAGATCCTCATGCCGTGCTCCAGGGAGCAACAAGCCGCATCATCTATGATTGGTTCGCGTATATGCGGACCAAGGATCAATCCGTTCCGGAGCCGCCGGTCGTTTACACCCTGTCACGGGTGACCCATGATTCCGATTTGGGTGTGGGGGAGCAAACAGGCCTGCATTACAGCTTTGTCTATTCCGATGGCTTTGGCCGTGAGATCCAAAAGAAAATTCAGGCGGAGACCGGTCAGGTCCCCTTAAGAGATCCGGCGACGGGACGAATCCTGACGGCAGGCGGCCAGCCTGTGCTGAGTACGGAAGAAGTGTTTCCCCGCTGGGTGGGTTCCGGGTGGACGGTGTATAACAATAAAGGAAAGCCCGTGCGGCAATTCGAGCCCTTCTTCACGGACACCCACAGCTTCGATTACGATGTTCAAATCGGGGTAAGTCCCGTGAATTTCTATGACCCGGCGGGCCGTATCGCAGCCGTACTGTATCCGGACAGAACGTGGAAGAAGGAAGTCTACGGTCCGTGGAAGCAGACCTCGTGGGATGGAAGTGATACGCTGCTGATTGATCCAGCGAATGATTCGGATGCCGGCGATTTCTTCAGCCGATTGCCGGAGACACAGTACCTGCCCATCTGGTATAACCTGCGGGCCGAAGGGCTTCTTGGACCCGATGAACAGGAAGCAGCTGTCAAAGCAAGCGTGCATGCGAATACGCCGGGGGCGCGTTATTTTGATTCCTTGGGGCGCGCATTCCTTACTGTTGAGCATAACCGGTGCAAACGAAGCGATTCGCCTCCAGATGCACCGCCGGACGAGGAGTTTTTCGAAAGCCGCACGGCATACGATATTGAAGGGAATATCCGTCAAGTGATCGATGCCGCGGGACGAACCGTGATGCGTAGCGTTTACGACATGTTGGGGACCACGATATCTGAATCAAGTATGGAGGCCGGAGAACGGCGGATGCTGCATGATGTCGGACGGAGACCGATCCGCACCTGGAGCAGCGGCGGCGTACGAAGCCGGACCGTTTACGATGCGCTGGGCCGCCCGATCGAAACTTATCATAGTGTTGGCGAAACCCCCTTGGTCTTGACAGGCCGCATCTTGTATGGCGAGTCCATGCCGGAACCGGAACGCTCCAGTCAGCGAGGAAAAAAGGTTCTGTCGTATGATCAAGCCGGAATCCTCCGAAGCGACGAGTACGATTTTAAAGGGAATCTGCTCCGCAGCAGGCGGGAGCTTGCCGCCGAATATAAAACGACGCTGAACTGGGCTTCGGATGTCTTGCTGGAAGCGGAAAGCTATGAGACTCGTACCCGATACGACGCGCTGAACCGGGCGGTCCAGATTACGGCGCCCGATTCCAGCATCATACGCCCCTCTTATAACGAAGCCAATCTGTTAAACGCGGTTGAAGCCAATTTACGCGGGGAAGAACAGGATGGGGAACGTATCTGGACTCCTTTTGTAGCCAACATTGACTACAATGCAAAAGGTCAGCGTACCTGTATCTCCTACGGTAATGGGGTACAGTCCCTGCTCGAATATGATCCGTTCACGTTTCGTCTCATCCGGATGCGTACGATTCGGGATAAGCTTGTTTTTCCCGAGGACTCTCCGCAGCCGCCCCGGCCGGATTGGCCGGGTTGTGAACTGCAGCATCTGCACTACACCTATGATCCTGCAGACAATATCATGTCCATACGGGACGATGCACAGCAAGCCCTTTTTTTCCTTAACCGGAGGGTGGACCCGACATCCCGTTACACGTATGACGCTTTAAACCGGTTGGTTGAAGCGGCGGGGAGAGAACATCTGGGGCAGATTGGAGGCTCGCCTGCTGGCCCGACCGCTCCGGATGCCTTGAGCGAATTCCATTCCCGGCATGCCCATCCTTCCGATGGAAATGCAATGGGAACCTATATTGAACGATATGTATACGATGCTGTCGGCAATCTGCTCACCATGCAGCATCGCGGCAGTGATCCGGCGCACCCGGGATGGACCCGGAACTTTAGCTATCAGGAGCAGAGTCTCCTGCAGGAAGACAAAGTAAGCAATCGGCTGAGCAGCACGGCTCTGGGCACCGCAGCGGACCTATTCAAGTACGAAGGCTCGGCAGGTATGCGCGGAAATATGACCTCCATGCACCATTTGCCCGTCATGCGCTGGAACGAGCTGGATCAGCTTCGGGCGACATCAAGGCAGGCGGTATCGGAAGATAGCGGTGCGACGCCGGAAATCACGTGGTATACGTACGATGCCGGCGGTCAGCGGGTGCGGAAAGTGACGGAACGGTATGCCGCTTCCGGGGCGCAGCCTACCCGGTGGAAGGAGCGCTTCTATTTGGGTCCTTTTGAAATCTACCGCGAATACGCGGGAGACGGGAGCGCAATCGAATTTGAGCGGGAATCCCTGAATATTATGGATGGCAAACAGCGAATGGCCTTGGTCGAAACGCGCACGGAAGGCGTGGAGGATCTGCCCGACCGGCTTATCCGTTACCAAATCGGGAATCATCTCGGCTCTGCCCATCTGGAGCTGGACCACTTAGGAAAGATCATATCCTATGAAGAGTTTACGCCCTACGGAAGCACGTCCTTTCAATCAGTCCGAAATCAGAACGAGGCGCCGAAGCGTTATCGGTATACCGGAAAAGAGCGGGACGAAGAGAGCGGGCTGCACTACCACGGTTCAAGATATTATGCCCCTTGGCTGGCGCGCTGGATCAGCTGCGACCCGAAGCTGTTGATCGACGGGACCAATTTGTACCGGTATGTATCCTCCAATCCGGTGAAGCTGATCGATCCGAACGGAACCAACGAGCTGAAGCCCCCGAATGTGAACATCGGGTTTCTGGGCGATCCCATGAATCAGAAGATGGGAGATTTATGGGGAAAGGCCGTCAGCGAGGTATTGGGCAAGGAGTTCCAGGGAAAAGCTCCGAACGAAATGATGCAGCTGTTCCGAGACAAAGTGGAGCATTTGAAAAATACGAAAGGTATGGGCTCCAACCGGCAGCAGGGGACAGCGATAAACTACGCGCGGGAGACCTATTCCAAGGTTCGAACGGTCTTCGGCAAGCTGGCAGAGCAGGCGGGCATTTCGATGAAAGGCGTACAGCTTCACCATTTTGGAGGAGGCTTGGCGGAAATGCCTCATGATGCGCTGGATGCGAGCGGATTGATTATGACCACCGGCCAGGCGGGAGTTAAAGGCACCGGTCATTTCCGTTTGCATGAGCTCGAGGCTAAATTTGCGGATATGTATAAGAAATTGATGCAAAACAAAGGCTTGGCCGCAAAAATGGGTTCAGCCGTAGAGAAAGGGGCGGAAGCATTAAAGCCCGTGGCTGAACTTGCAGCCAAGACCGGAAACGTATTGAAAAAAGGAGCCGAGGCGCTCGAATCGTTGGCAAAGGTCGCTTCAAAAGCAGGCAAAGTGATGCCCGTAATCGGCGCGGCGTTCGTTGCCGGCGACGCTTACGCGGCCACTACAGCCAGAACGGGCGGCGAACGATTCCAGAAGAGTGCCGATACCCTGGCCGGCCTGGCCGGATTTGCCGGACCTGTCGGCATGGCATTCTCGGCAGGCTATGGTGCGGGCGGGTTGATCAATGACGGATTGCAAGCGGTTGGCGCGGATCTCTCCAAGGGATTGTCCGCCATTGACGAGACGGCTTCCAAGCTGTGGAGCGATCCGTCCAAACCAGCCCACACGCAGACCATCGGCTGGAAGCTCGCGGAAATATTTGAATAA